The Halichoerus grypus chromosome 9, mHalGry1.hap1.1, whole genome shotgun sequence genome has a window encoding:
- the DNPH1 gene encoding 5-hydroxymethyl-dUMP N-hydrolase, protein MAAAAVAGARESGEPGQPGQPGQPGRRALYFCGSVRGGREDRALYGRIVSRLRRFGAVLTEHVAAAELGARGEEAAGGDRLIHERDLAWLQEADVVVAEVTQPSLGVGYELGRAVALNKRILCLFRPQSGRVLSAMIRGAADGSRFQVLDYEEGQVEAMLDRYFEGDPS, encoded by the exons atgGCGGCGGCTGCCGTGGCCGGAGCGCGGGAAAGCGGGGAGCCGGGCCAGCCGGGCCAGCCGGGCCAGCCGGGCCGCCGGGCCCTGTACTTCTGCGGGAGCGTCCGCGGCGGGCGCGAGGACCGGGCGCTGTACGGGCGGATCGTGTCGCGGCTGCGGCGCTTCGGGGCGGTGCTCACGGAGCACGTGGCGGCCGCCGAGCTGGGCGCGCGCG GGGAAGAGGCTGCTGGGGGTGACAGGCTCATCCATGAGCGGGACCTGGCCTGGCTGCAGGAGGCAGATG TGGTGGTGGCAGAAGTGACCCAGCCATCGTTGGGTGTGGGCTACGAGCTGGGCCGGGCCGTGGCCCTCAATAAGCGGATCCTGTGCCTCTTCCGTCCGCAGTCTGGCCGAG TGCTTTCAGCCATGATCCGGGGAGCAGCAGATGGCTCGAGGTTCCAGGTGTTGGACTACGAGGAGGGCCAGGTGGAGGCCATGCTGGATCGATACTTTGAGGGTGACCCTTCCTAG